A window of Streptomyces marispadix contains these coding sequences:
- a CDS encoding DinB family protein → MTRTTLEGHPQRRLPHPQADERTMLESWLDFHRATLTLKCADLDDDKLRERSVEPSAMTLLGLVQHMAEVERNWFQRIFAGQDLPPIYEEGDRDGFAVTPERGMDEAMATWQREVDRGRELTASASLDDSGQVPERYASVMGAGTVSLRWILVHMIEEYARHNGHADLLRERIDGKSGT, encoded by the coding sequence ATGACCAGGACGACCCTCGAAGGGCACCCGCAGCGCCGGCTTCCTCATCCGCAGGCCGACGAACGCACCATGCTGGAGAGCTGGTTGGACTTTCATCGCGCCACGCTCACCCTCAAGTGCGCCGATCTCGACGACGACAAGCTGCGCGAGCGGTCCGTCGAACCCTCCGCGATGACACTGCTGGGCCTTGTGCAGCACATGGCGGAGGTCGAACGCAACTGGTTCCAGCGGATCTTCGCGGGCCAGGATCTGCCGCCGATCTACGAGGAGGGCGACCGGGACGGGTTCGCGGTCACGCCCGAGCGCGGCATGGACGAGGCGATGGCGACCTGGCAGCGCGAGGTCGATCGCGGCCGTGAACTCACCGCCTCCGCTTCCCTCGACGACTCCGGCCAGGTCCCTGAACGGTACGCGTCGGTCATGGGCGCCGGCACCGTCTCGCTGCGCTGGATCCTGGTCCACATGATCGAGGAGTACGCACGCCACAACGGTCACGCCGATCTGCTGCGCGAGCGCATAGACGGCAAGTCGGGCACCTGA
- a CDS encoding LysR family transcriptional regulator, translating to MDGSNGRGGRRTATWGSDPSVHQLRLFLALAEELHFGQAAKRMFISQPAFSRQITALERRMGIGLLERSTRRVELTPEGRALLPVARAAVEAADRLRKAAELQARHVSGRLRVGFVGAEAAMPYTQRILTEFRSRNPDCAVEMCGLDLAGQVEALTGGDVDAAFLHLPLPAGIRTLQLAAEPRVVCLPVGDPLLDRPQPLALCDLGERVFVDVAGESVREWWDHWTVNPRPDGTAVRFGPVVTGLESLLLAVAQGEGIALLPAAARELYPRPGLAYADIAGLPPVTAALAWLPACGEWRSVAALRQAARAVLRAGRCPSAAPRRRGGGGAAPAARRVRLPGQRRPLV from the coding sequence GTGGATGGGTCGAATGGCAGAGGGGGCCGCAGGACGGCGACCTGGGGGAGCGATCCGAGTGTTCACCAACTGCGGCTGTTCCTGGCGCTCGCGGAGGAGCTGCACTTCGGGCAGGCGGCGAAGCGGATGTTCATCAGCCAGCCCGCGTTCAGCCGGCAGATCACCGCGCTCGAACGACGCATGGGCATCGGCCTGTTGGAGCGTTCCACGCGGCGTGTGGAGCTGACGCCGGAGGGCCGCGCGCTGCTGCCCGTCGCACGCGCGGCGGTCGAGGCGGCGGACCGGCTCCGCAAGGCCGCCGAGCTTCAAGCGAGGCATGTGAGCGGGCGGTTGAGGGTCGGGTTCGTGGGGGCGGAGGCGGCCATGCCGTACACCCAGCGGATCCTCACGGAGTTCCGCAGCCGCAACCCCGACTGCGCCGTCGAGATGTGCGGCCTGGATCTGGCCGGGCAGGTCGAGGCGCTCACGGGCGGCGACGTCGACGCGGCCTTTCTGCATCTGCCGTTGCCTGCCGGCATCCGCACGCTTCAACTGGCCGCGGAGCCGAGGGTGGTGTGTCTGCCCGTCGGAGATCCGCTTCTCGATCGTCCGCAGCCGCTCGCCCTGTGCGACCTCGGCGAGCGCGTCTTCGTGGACGTCGCGGGGGAGTCGGTGCGCGAGTGGTGGGACCACTGGACGGTCAATCCACGTCCGGACGGTACGGCCGTGCGCTTCGGACCAGTGGTCACGGGGCTGGAGTCGCTGCTGCTCGCGGTGGCGCAGGGCGAGGGCATCGCGCTACTGCCCGCCGCCGCCCGGGAGTTGTATCCGCGTCCGGGCCTGGCGTACGCGGACATCGCGGGTCTGCCGCCGGTCACCGCCGCGCTCGCCTGGCTGCCCGCGTGCGGTGAGTGGCGGAGCGTGGCGGCGCTGCGGCAGGCCGCCCGTGCGGTGCTGCGCGCGGGCAGATGCCCGAGTGCCGCTCCGCGCAGGCGCGGTGGCGGTGGTGCGGCGCCGGCGGCGCGGCGGGTGCGGCTCCCGGGGCAGCGACGGCCGCTGGTGTGA
- a CDS encoding chorismate mutase, which yields MDTVNATTTTDTASSPDAASIPDATGAGSTASTASPASTGGTGSTASAADVNGSTADGAATGDATGARSRIDELDARIIALVQERRAVSAGIQRARIEAGGRRVHLAREMEILDRYRGELGRPGTQLAMTLLALCRGAL from the coding sequence ATGGACACCGTGAACGCCACGACCACCACGGACACAGCGAGCAGCCCAGACGCGGCGAGCATCCCGGACGCCACGGGCGCCGGGAGCACAGCAAGCACAGCAAGCCCGGCGAGCACAGGAGGCACCGGAAGCACCGCAAGCGCCGCGGACGTGAACGGGAGCACCGCCGACGGTGCCGCCACCGGCGACGCGACCGGCGCCCGCTCCCGCATCGACGAACTGGACGCCCGCATCATCGCGCTCGTGCAGGAGCGCAGAGCGGTATCGGCGGGCATCCAGCGGGCCCGCATCGAGGCGGGCGGACGCCGCGTGCACCTCGCCCGCGAGATGGAGATCCTCGACCGCTACCGGGGCGAGTTGGGGCGCCCCGGCACCCAGCTCGCGATGACGCTGCTGGCGCTGTGCCGAGGCGCGCTGTGA
- the guaA gene encoding glutamine-hydrolyzing GMP synthase yields MLVVDFGAQYAQLIARRVREARIYSEVVPSTMPVEEMLARKPKAVILSGGPSSVYSEDAPSLDGALFEAGVPVLGLCYGFQLMAQSLGGIVDNTGSREYGRTDLSVTKGASTLFEGTPSHQQVWMSHGDACSAAPEGFTVTASTDTVPVAAFENDERRLYGVQYHPEVMHSTHGQQVLEHFLYRGAGLSPTWTTASIVDEQVAAIREQVGGRRAICGLSGGVDSAVAAALVHKAIGTQLTCVYVDHGLMRKGETEQVEKDFVAATGVQLRVVDAADRFLSALAGASDPEQKRKIIGREFIRVFEQAQAELVAEAGAAGEDVAFLVQGTLYPDVVESGGGTGAANIKSHHNVGGLPEDLDFELVEPLRKLFKDEVRMVGQELGLPEEIVQRQPFPGPGLGIRIIGEVTRERLDLLREADAIAREELTAAGLDRDIWQCPVVLLADIRSVGVQGDGRTYGHPVVLRPVSSEDAMTADWSRLPYDVLARISTRITNEVAGVNRVALDITSKPPGTIEWE; encoded by the coding sequence GTGCTCGTCGTCGACTTCGGTGCCCAGTACGCGCAGCTCATCGCCCGCCGCGTGCGTGAGGCGCGGATCTACAGCGAGGTCGTCCCGTCGACCATGCCGGTCGAGGAGATGCTGGCCAGGAAGCCGAAGGCGGTCATCCTCTCCGGCGGTCCCTCGTCCGTCTACTCCGAGGACGCCCCTTCCCTCGACGGCGCGCTCTTCGAGGCGGGCGTCCCGGTGCTGGGCCTGTGCTACGGCTTCCAGCTCATGGCGCAGTCGCTCGGCGGCATCGTCGACAACACCGGCAGCCGTGAGTACGGACGTACGGACCTGTCCGTCACCAAGGGCGCCTCGACCCTCTTCGAGGGCACACCGTCGCACCAGCAGGTGTGGATGTCGCACGGCGACGCCTGCTCCGCCGCCCCCGAGGGCTTCACGGTCACGGCGTCGACGGACACGGTCCCGGTCGCCGCGTTCGAGAACGACGAGCGCAGGCTCTACGGCGTCCAGTACCACCCCGAGGTCATGCACTCCACCCACGGCCAGCAGGTCCTGGAGCACTTCCTCTACCGAGGCGCCGGGCTCTCCCCGACGTGGACGACCGCGAGCATCGTCGACGAGCAGGTGGCCGCGATCCGCGAGCAGGTCGGCGGCAGGCGGGCCATCTGCGGGCTGTCCGGCGGCGTGGACTCCGCGGTCGCCGCCGCCCTCGTGCACAAGGCCATCGGCACCCAGCTCACCTGCGTGTACGTCGACCACGGGCTGATGCGCAAGGGCGAGACCGAGCAGGTCGAGAAGGACTTCGTGGCGGCCACGGGCGTACAGCTCAGGGTCGTCGACGCCGCCGACCGCTTCCTGTCCGCACTGGCCGGGGCATCCGACCCGGAACAGAAGCGGAAGATCATCGGCCGGGAGTTCATCCGGGTCTTCGAGCAGGCGCAGGCGGAACTCGTCGCCGAGGCGGGCGCCGCCGGCGAGGACGTCGCCTTCCTGGTGCAGGGCACCCTCTACCCGGACGTCGTGGAGTCCGGCGGCGGCACCGGCGCGGCCAACATCAAGTCCCACCACAACGTTGGCGGCCTTCCCGAGGACCTGGACTTCGAGCTGGTCGAGCCGCTGCGCAAGCTTTTCAAGGACGAGGTCCGCATGGTCGGCCAGGAACTGGGCCTGCCGGAGGAGATCGTCCAGCGGCAGCCGTTCCCCGGGCCCGGCCTCGGCATCCGCATCATCGGCGAGGTCACGCGTGAGCGCCTCGACCTGCTGCGCGAGGCGGACGCCATCGCCCGCGAGGAGCTGACGGCCGCGGGCCTCGACCGCGACATCTGGCAGTGCCCCGTGGTGCTGCTGGCCGACATCCGCTCGGTGGGCGTGCAGGGCGACGGACGTACGTACGGGCATCCCGTGGTGCTGCGCCCCGTCTCCTCCGAGGACGCGATGACGGCGGACTGGTCGCGCCTCCCGTACGACGTGCTGGCCCGCATCTCCACCCGCATCACGAACGAGGTCGCGGGCGTCAATCGCGTCGCCCTCGACATCACGAGCAAGCCCCCGGGGACGATCGAGTGGGAGTGA
- a CDS encoding succinic semialdehyde dehydrogenase, with amino-acid sequence MTDTQQTPGPQGSGDSVERGGDGAGSNGGTAAGGAVTGRTEGDRAEGNPVASAPEGARTAADVVTGELVAQLSEGVIGSGRTANHTPFTGKKLAELPESTLEDVAFAFHRAREAQRSWAAVPVKERAAVLLRFHDLVLRRQNEVLDLIQLETGKTRLHAHEEVQAVAVAARHYGLKAPAYLRPKRHMGAFPVLTKVAEHRHPRGVVAQIAPWNYPFELSVGDALPAFVSGNSVVMKPDTETALTAMWARRLLIEAGLPKDVWQIVIGEGHVIGPAVVERGDYVSFTGSTRTGRGVAQKAAERLVGASLELGGKNAMIVLPDADLDKAAAGAVRGSFSSAGQLCISIERLYVHESVADAFVERFVERTKRLRLGSSLAYGADMGSLVSQKQLDNVTRHIEEAVAKGARVLAGGRARPDVGPLFHEPTILDGVETPMAVCTEETFGPVVSVYRYADEDEAVELANSTAYGLNASVWGGNGRHAREVAARLRSGTVNVNEGYAAAYGSVQSPMGGMGDSGLGRRHGSEGILKYTEAQTVAHQRVLPMAPSFGMDDAKYAKFMSLSLKLLKALRLR; translated from the coding sequence ATGACGGACACGCAGCAAACCCCAGGCCCCCAGGGCAGCGGCGACAGCGTCGAGCGCGGCGGCGACGGCGCGGGCAGCAACGGCGGGACCGCCGCCGGCGGCGCCGTCACCGGACGCACCGAGGGCGACCGCGCCGAGGGCAACCCGGTGGCCTCCGCGCCCGAAGGGGCGCGCACCGCCGCCGACGTCGTCACCGGCGAGCTGGTCGCGCAGCTCTCCGAGGGGGTGATCGGCAGCGGCCGTACGGCCAATCACACGCCTTTCACGGGGAAGAAGCTGGCCGAGCTGCCGGAGTCCACGCTGGAGGACGTCGCCTTCGCCTTCCATCGCGCGCGGGAGGCACAGCGTTCGTGGGCCGCCGTCCCCGTGAAGGAGCGGGCCGCCGTGCTGCTGCGCTTCCACGACCTGGTGCTGCGGCGGCAGAACGAGGTGCTGGACCTGATCCAGCTCGAGACCGGCAAGACCCGGCTGCACGCGCACGAGGAGGTGCAGGCGGTCGCCGTCGCCGCCCGGCACTACGGGCTCAAGGCACCCGCCTATCTGCGTCCCAAGCGGCACATGGGCGCCTTCCCCGTGCTGACGAAGGTGGCCGAGCACCGGCATCCGCGTGGAGTCGTCGCACAGATCGCCCCTTGGAACTACCCCTTCGAACTCTCCGTCGGCGACGCGCTCCCCGCCTTCGTCTCGGGCAACTCCGTGGTGATGAAGCCGGACACCGAGACGGCGCTCACCGCGATGTGGGCGCGCCGCCTGCTGATCGAGGCGGGTCTGCCGAAGGACGTGTGGCAGATAGTCATCGGCGAGGGCCATGTGATCGGGCCCGCCGTCGTCGAGCGCGGCGACTACGTCTCCTTCACCGGCTCCACCAGAACCGGGCGCGGCGTCGCGCAGAAGGCGGCCGAGCGGCTGGTGGGCGCATCGCTCGAACTGGGCGGCAAGAACGCCATGATCGTGCTGCCGGACGCCGACCTGGACAAGGCGGCGGCGGGCGCGGTGCGCGGCTCCTTCTCGTCGGCCGGACAGCTTTGCATCTCGATCGAGCGCCTCTACGTGCACGAGTCGGTGGCGGACGCCTTCGTGGAACGCTTCGTCGAGCGTACGAAGCGGCTGCGGCTCGGCTCGTCCCTCGCATACGGCGCCGACATGGGCTCCCTGGTGTCGCAGAAGCAACTCGACAACGTCACCCGGCACATCGAGGAGGCCGTCGCCAAGGGCGCGAGGGTGCTCGCGGGCGGGCGCGCACGGCCCGACGTCGGACCGCTCTTCCATGAGCCGACGATCCTCGACGGGGTCGAGACGCCGATGGCGGTGTGCACCGAGGAGACCTTCGGGCCCGTCGTCTCGGTCTACCGCTACGCCGACGAGGACGAGGCCGTCGAACTCGCCAACTCCACGGCGTACGGCCTCAATGCGAGTGTCTGGGGCGGCAACGGGCGGCACGCCCGCGAGGTCGCCGCAAGGCTGCGCAGCGGCACCGTCAACGTCAACGAGGGCTATGCGGCGGCGTACGGCAGCGTGCAGTCCCCGATGGGCGGCATGGGCGACTCGGGGCTGGGCCGGCGGCACGGCAGCGAGGGCATCCTCAAGTACACCGAGGCGCAGACCGTGGCGCACCAGAGAGTGCTGCCGATGGCGCCGTCCTTCGGCATGGACGACGCGAAGTACGCCAAGTTCATGAGCCTCAGCCTCAAGTTGCTGAAGGCGCTCCGCCTGCGATGA
- a CDS encoding serine/threonine protein kinase: MDDYAEEAGRLLADRYRLPRPLAASYQLTESVAYDTASGQEVLVRQVPLPEVVEAEVLSAGGAAGAAGPGDDRLGSPGGGEAGAAAQGGSFRGSIGRATRMPADPVVRRAVEAAIAAARLPDHPRLDQVFDVFVEGDGLWIVSELLPATPLATLLSHQTLTPHRAAEIAADLLTALRVVHAHGWTHRNVTPSTVLICDDGRALLTGLAVGAAQEALCGYNPLPDSGRVASPPSGEIPGSPRPGGGEAEGRGSGRGAVNSGDDDKTDGPGAAPLPGISLPEGFDVRDDEPYGRDDRPGSGRGFGSREDFGSRGGYGSGQEHVSGGEPGSDGDYGPGPASGSGHGGAGSGGGPRGIFGLQGLGHDDETGEPPRPVRHGYETGGRGPRAGAVAAYQEGARRGAAARAYLPDQESAESHEGGRRPDGTNGPERTEGADGRVGQAGQGDRRGGEDRQDRQPQGDVQKDWWKSASSPPPAAGPHTTPDDFVRWLPSGEDEVTPSDLPGSRPPNSLPVKATWRPAEPGPDAGSRARPDQGGEPDANTADSYGRGSYGGSYGDSPGDSHGAPYDDPYDDGIDADDPESRPWGGEGAEEPGSPGAGDGPEGFHGPATALAAERARQARMTVVGPVGERWAPEQAGPVHRNWRLAPPVGPSADLWALGVLLFRAVQGHAPYPEDDVAELVQMVCGEPPAFAEECGALRPVVESLLRQDPTERPDFEELRGWLRSLVRSAPEPDAGWHTVYAPSLDPGGTSDPRRLPILRRRGELVRRRRAARRAARTEQKQQKQQRQQRQQRQQRQPKPPRPPKQRGRRRTAQPPYQPPQQPPHQQPLQSEQPMQPPVQRQHAPEPPPWQAPPPQSTRQQPPQQSAAFEQAAAMAPPKPKRAPRPQRAPKSESVGGRRPGAGGQSPRRLGGLLVGLVLAGLVGALMYAVWFMPKGDPEGAANQQRGSVGGDSRPGEPGADGKTGGTGTGSGADPGEGSGDGAERPRPSAPADKAPKGYKLSRDPAGFQVAVPQEWNRRSTPGHGQVRYNGGAVEMVVVNGRDPVSKYGDDPMDYQSDHERELRAYRASDWASTTGLRRIDVGEAAMAEGTFVWKDGGRDVYARNRAMILDGRYHVLMVMGSKSRKQEIDRHFEAVADTYRSTGR, translated from the coding sequence GTGGACGACTACGCGGAAGAGGCGGGGCGGCTGCTCGCCGACCGCTACCGCCTGCCCCGGCCTCTCGCCGCCTCCTACCAGTTGACGGAGTCGGTGGCCTACGACACGGCCAGCGGTCAGGAAGTGCTCGTACGGCAGGTGCCGTTGCCGGAGGTCGTCGAGGCGGAGGTGCTCAGCGCCGGAGGCGCGGCGGGAGCCGCGGGGCCCGGGGACGACCGTCTCGGGAGTCCCGGTGGCGGCGAGGCGGGCGCGGCAGCACAGGGCGGCTCCTTCCGGGGCTCGATAGGGCGCGCTACGCGCATGCCCGCGGACCCGGTCGTGAGGAGGGCCGTCGAGGCCGCGATAGCGGCTGCCCGGCTGCCCGACCACCCCAGGCTCGACCAGGTCTTCGACGTGTTCGTCGAGGGCGACGGGCTGTGGATCGTCAGCGAGTTGCTGCCCGCGACGCCACTGGCGACGCTGCTGTCGCACCAGACCCTGACGCCCCATCGGGCGGCGGAGATCGCCGCCGATCTGCTGACCGCGCTGCGTGTGGTGCACGCCCATGGCTGGACGCATCGGAACGTCACCCCAAGCACCGTCCTCATCTGCGACGACGGTCGCGCGCTGCTGACCGGGCTCGCGGTGGGCGCGGCGCAGGAGGCGCTGTGCGGCTACAACCCGTTGCCCGACTCCGGGCGTGTGGCGTCGCCGCCGAGCGGCGAGATCCCCGGCTCACCGCGCCCTGGCGGCGGCGAGGCGGAAGGCCGCGGCAGCGGCCGCGGCGCCGTGAACAGCGGTGACGACGACAAGACGGACGGGCCCGGGGCAGCGCCCCTGCCGGGCATCTCGCTGCCCGAGGGCTTCGACGTACGGGACGACGAGCCGTATGGCCGTGACGACCGTCCCGGCTCCGGACGGGGTTTCGGCTCGCGCGAGGACTTCGGCTCTCGTGGGGGGTACGGCTCGGGCCAAGAGCACGTCTCCGGCGGTGAGCCGGGCTCCGACGGCGACTACGGGCCGGGTCCCGCGTCCGGCTCCGGCCACGGTGGCGCTGGCTCGGGCGGCGGACCGCGCGGCATCTTCGGGCTCCAGGGGCTGGGGCACGACGACGAGACGGGGGAGCCTCCGAGGCCTGTGCGCCACGGGTACGAGACGGGCGGGCGCGGTCCGCGTGCCGGTGCCGTAGCGGCGTACCAGGAGGGTGCGCGCCGGGGTGCCGCAGCCCGTGCGTATCTGCCGGACCAGGAGAGCGCCGAGTCCCACGAGGGCGGGCGCCGTCCGGACGGTACGAACGGGCCGGAACGCACGGAGGGCGCGGACGGTCGGGTCGGTCAGGCGGGCCAGGGCGACCGACGTGGCGGGGAGGACCGGCAGGACCGGCAGCCCCAGGGGGACGTGCAGAAGGACTGGTGGAAGTCGGCCTCGTCGCCGCCCCCGGCCGCGGGCCCGCACACCACCCCTGACGACTTCGTGCGCTGGCTTCCGTCCGGAGAGGACGAGGTCACCCCGAGCGATCTGCCGGGTTCACGTCCGCCCAACAGCCTTCCGGTGAAGGCCACTTGGCGCCCGGCCGAGCCGGGGCCCGACGCGGGGTCACGGGCACGGCCGGACCAGGGCGGGGAACCCGACGCGAACACCGCAGACTCATACGGGCGCGGCTCGTACGGCGGCTCGTACGGGGACTCGCCAGGCGACTCGCACGGTGCCCCGTATGACGACCCGTACGACGACGGCATCGACGCGGACGACCCGGAGAGCCGTCCCTGGGGCGGCGAGGGCGCCGAGGAACCCGGTTCGCCGGGGGCGGGCGACGGGCCCGAGGGCTTCCACGGCCCCGCGACCGCGCTGGCCGCCGAGCGTGCACGGCAGGCGCGTATGACGGTCGTCGGACCTGTCGGTGAGCGCTGGGCGCCCGAGCAGGCGGGGCCGGTCCACCGCAACTGGCGGCTCGCGCCTCCCGTCGGCCCCTCCGCCGACCTGTGGGCGCTGGGCGTGCTGCTCTTCCGCGCGGTGCAGGGCCATGCCCCCTACCCCGAGGACGATGTGGCCGAGCTGGTGCAGATGGTGTGCGGCGAGCCCCCGGCCTTCGCGGAGGAGTGCGGTGCGCTGCGGCCCGTCGTCGAGTCGCTGCTGCGTCAAGACCCCACGGAACGCCCGGACTTCGAGGAGCTGAGGGGCTGGCTGCGTTCGCTGGTGCGCTCCGCGCCGGAGCCCGACGCGGGCTGGCACACGGTGTACGCACCGTCGCTGGACCCCGGTGGTACGTCGGATCCGCGGCGGCTTCCGATACTGCGCCGCCGCGGCGAACTCGTACGCAGAAGACGGGCGGCGAGACGCGCGGCACGCACCGAGCAGAAGCAGCAGAAGCAACAGAGACAGCAGAGGCAGCAGAGGCAGCAAAGACAGCCCAAGCCGCCGCGGCCGCCGAAGCAGCGCGGACGGCGGCGAACAGCGCAGCCGCCGTATCAGCCACCGCAACAGCCGCCGCATCAGCAGCCGTTGCAGTCAGAGCAGCCCATGCAGCCGCCGGTGCAGCGGCAGCACGCGCCGGAGCCGCCGCCTTGGCAGGCTCCGCCTCCGCAGTCGACGCGGCAGCAACCACCGCAGCAGAGCGCGGCGTTCGAGCAGGCCGCGGCCATGGCGCCGCCGAAGCCGAAGCGGGCGCCCAGGCCGCAGCGTGCACCGAAATCCGAGTCCGTGGGCGGCCGGCGTCCGGGAGCGGGCGGCCAGAGCCCGCGACGCCTGGGCGGCCTGCTCGTGGGACTGGTGCTGGCGGGGCTTGTCGGCGCGCTGATGTACGCGGTGTGGTTCATGCCGAAGGGCGACCCGGAGGGCGCCGCCAACCAGCAGCGCGGCTCGGTCGGCGGCGACAGCCGTCCCGGAGAGCCCGGCGCCGACGGCAAGACGGGCGGCACCGGTACAGGCTCCGGCGCGGACCCGGGGGAGGGCAGCGGCGACGGCGCGGAGCGGCCGCGCCCGTCGGCACCCGCCGACAAGGCCCCGAAGGGCTACAAGCTCAGCCGGGACCCGGCGGGGTTCCAGGTGGCCGTTCCGCAGGAGTGGAACAGGCGCTCGACGCCCGGCCACGGCCAGGTCCGCTACAACGGCGGCGCGGTCGAGATGGTCGTCGTCAACGGCCGCGACCCGGTGTCGAAGTACGGCGACGACCCGATGGACTACCAGAGCGACCACGAACGGGAGTTGAGGGCGTACCGCGCCTCCGACTGGGCGTCCACGACCGGGCTGCGCCGCATCGACGTGGGCGAGGCGGCCATGGCCGAGGGCACGTTCGTCTGGAAGGACGGCGGCCGCGACGTGTACGCACGCAACAGGGCGATGATTCTCGACGGGCGCTACCACGTGCTGATGGTGATGGGCTCGAAGAGCAGGAAGCAGGAGATCGACCGGCACTTCGAGGCGGTGGCCGACACCTATCGCTCGACGGGCCGCTGA
- a CDS encoding GMC oxidoreductase: protein MSEENSAQNKGGSYDYDVIVIGSGFGGSVSALRLTEKGYSVCVLEAGRRFTRETLPKNSWDTKNYIWAPALGLYGIQRIHVLSNVMILAGAGVGGGSLNYANTLYVPPPAFFKDRQWGHITDWQEELKPYYDQARRMLGVRLNPTMTPSDEHLKTTAERMGVGDSFHMAPVGVFFGDGEDADGTSTVKPGGEVADPYFGGAGPSRRACSECGECMTGCRHGAKNTLNENYLYLAEKAGAEVRAMTTVRGIEELPGGEGESADGGPGGGGFAVTCVATDKRKSPRTVLRCRKVVVAAGTYGTQTLLHRMRDTGTLPRLSERLGELTRTNSEALVGAQTIDRRYRKKWKDGRKLDFTRGVAITSSIHPDEHTHIEPVRYGKGSNAMSALTTLQVNHETKLPKLLGHLVTCLRHPNLFLRSLSGRKWSERIIIGLVMQTHDNSLTTYRKEKGLGKGLLTARQGHGAPNPAYIPEGAEAARHLADEINGFPGTNLGELMGMPLTAHFLGGCPIGADADSGVIDPYHRLYGHPGISVVDGSAVSANLGVNPALTITAQAERAMSLWPNKGEEDARPEQGTPYVRMAPVAPREPVVPEGAFGALRLTVLPVPEVPARKRETAGKGGDAD from the coding sequence GTGTCCGAGGAGAACTCCGCCCAGAACAAGGGCGGTTCGTACGACTACGACGTGATTGTCATCGGTTCCGGCTTCGGCGGTTCCGTCTCGGCGCTCCGCCTCACGGAGAAGGGGTACAGCGTCTGCGTTCTGGAGGCCGGGCGCCGCTTCACGCGCGAGACCCTGCCCAAGAACTCCTGGGACACCAAGAACTACATCTGGGCTCCCGCGCTCGGCCTCTACGGCATCCAGCGCATCCACGTCCTCAGCAATGTCATGATCCTGGCAGGGGCGGGGGTCGGCGGCGGTTCGCTGAACTACGCCAACACCCTCTATGTGCCGCCGCCCGCCTTCTTCAAGGACCGCCAGTGGGGCCATATCACCGACTGGCAGGAGGAGTTGAAGCCCTACTACGACCAGGCGCGGCGGATGCTCGGCGTACGGCTCAACCCGACGATGACGCCTTCGGACGAGCATCTGAAGACGACGGCCGAGCGCATGGGCGTGGGCGACAGCTTCCATATGGCGCCGGTCGGTGTCTTCTTCGGCGACGGCGAGGACGCCGACGGCACCTCGACCGTGAAGCCGGGCGGCGAGGTGGCCGACCCGTACTTCGGCGGAGCAGGGCCCTCGCGCCGCGCCTGCTCGGAGTGCGGCGAGTGCATGACCGGCTGCCGTCACGGGGCGAAGAACACCCTCAACGAGAACTACCTCTATCTCGCGGAGAAGGCGGGCGCCGAGGTCCGCGCGATGACGACCGTGCGCGGGATCGAGGAACTCCCGGGCGGCGAGGGCGAGTCGGCGGACGGCGGTCCGGGCGGTGGCGGGTTCGCCGTGACCTGCGTCGCCACGGACAAGCGCAAGAGCCCCCGCACGGTGCTGCGTTGCCGCAAGGTGGTCGTCGCCGCCGGTACGTACGGCACGCAGACGCTGCTGCACCGTATGCGCGACACCGGCACCCTGCCCCGGCTCTCCGAGCGGCTCGGCGAACTCACCCGTACCAACTCCGAGGCCCTGGTGGGTGCGCAGACCATCGACCGGCGCTACCGCAAGAAGTGGAAGGACGGCCGGAAGCTCGACTTCACACGGGGCGTGGCCATCACCTCGTCCATCCATCCCGACGAGCACACGCACATCGAGCCCGTCCGCTACGGCAAGGGCTCCAACGCGATGAGCGCGCTGACCACCCTTCAGGTCAACCACGAGACGAAGCTGCCCAAGCTGCTGGGGCACCTGGTCACATGTCTGCGGCACCCCAACCTCTTCCTGCGGTCGCTCTCGGGCCGCAAGTGGTCCGAGCGCATCATCATCGGCCTGGTGATGCAGACGCACGACAACTCCCTGACCACGTACCGGAAGGAGAAGGGCCTCGGGAAGGGCCTGCTCACCGCCCGCCAGGGCCATGGCGCGCCCAACCCGGCCTACATACCGGAGGGCGCCGAGGCCGCGCGTCATCTCGCGGACGAGATCAACGGCTTCCCCGGCACCAACCTGGGCGAGCTGATGGGCATGCCGCTCACCGCGCACTTCCTCGGCGGCTGCCCCATCGGCGCGGACGCGGACAGCGGCGTCATCGACCCGTACCACAGGCTGTACGGCCACCCGGGCATCTCGGTGGTGGACGGCTCCGCCGTCTCCGCGAACCTGGGGGTCAACCCGGCGCTGACCATCACGGCGCAGGCGGAGCGTGCGATGTCGCTGTGGCCCAACAAGGGCGAGGAGGACGCCCGTCCGGAACAGGGCACCCCCTACGTACGCATGGCGCCGGTGGCACCGCGCGAACCGGTGGTGCCCGAGGGCGCGTTCGGAGCGCTGCGGCTGACGGTGCTGCCCGTGCCGGAGGTCCCGGCGCGCAAGCGTGAGACGGCGGGCAAGGGCGGCGACGCGGACTAG